The Phycodurus eques isolate BA_2022a chromosome 5, UOR_Pequ_1.1, whole genome shotgun sequence DNA segment GCTAATAAGCAGCATTAATGTTAGTTTAAGGTTTTCAattatgtggtttttttttttattttattttgtagagTCAGATGCAATGgtaaaaggtttttaaaaaaaaaaaaaaaaaaaaaaacataatgcatGCACAACCGGgagtgtagaaaaaaaaaaaaatagaccctGTAAATGTAGCCATTGCCTCATACAAaatcccccctaaaaaaaaaaacaaattaataaaaaaataaaaaaaaacagttttgctcAGTTGCAAAACTAATAAATTCTATAATATTGATTAGGCAATcatcaatgtatttttaatcaagTCAGCGTATCTACTATATAGTATAATTCCATCAAATTGACAAGTCTCTGTATCACATTACATGGGGTGTTGTTTCAGCATCACAGTGTTGCATACCTCTGTTCGCTCAGTTTCCTGTACCTCTCCTTATCGGCAGCATTCAGTCGCAGCAGGGGCACCAAATGGCTCCtgtgtgttttcacattttggttATCTATGTACAGATCGTGCAGTTCCTTTTTCTCCTCAAAAATCTTTTCTGTGGTGCCTACAAATATGAACACATGATTACCAATTGAATATCCTTAAAATCCTTTCATGCTTGAGTGCACTTATTGTCAGTGAAGGTGCTCTCACAGGCCACATATGACATCTCTGTTTCCAGTTTAGGGATGTCAGCTACGTTGATGTAGAAGAAAGGTCGCAATTCGGGCACAGACACTCCAATTCCGGGTAAAGAGACATTAGCCAGGCTGCAACAGCAGTAAACTGAGACAAAAACACAAGATAACCAATTTCTttgtaataaaactaaaaaaatttttaaaaaacaatgatgaactGTCATTGTTTAATTCAATAACAGATGTCAGAAACTTCTGAAAAAGATGTATTGTAACTTGTTACACAATAAAATCCTGAGTCTGACTAATAATTATATCCCAGCCAATAAttgccttattaaaaaaaatacagtatatccatcctccattcatccattttcttaataCTACTTGTCCTCATAGGGTCACAAGTAACTGAGGCCCAGACAAATAAGCATCCACGCGtcataaaaatatgtaaaaaaaaataaaagacaggacAATAAAGTCAGCAGAGCCTGGGGTTCCAAGCTAAATCATTCACTTTCAACTCTACCTAAGGCTAGCCGAATGACTGAAGTCGGGAAATCAAAAGCTGAAATAGTCCACTATGAATACACGGCAGTGGTACGTGTATTGATGGGCCAGAGGAACCAAACTCCATTCACTATCGCTCACCATTTATCGTGCCTTGTCCAATCAGGTGCCCCTGAGCCATGTACAGTAGTTTTCATCATCACACAAGTGTTTAAGTTCCAGCTTCTTACCTCTATAGCAGACCACGCCTACAGGTGGTGGGGAGAAGATGAGGAGACGCTTCCGAAGCAGTGCAAATTTCCACAGCACCATTATGTGCTCTCCAAAAAACTGGACAAACTGAGACATGCAGCCAGCTGGGTGAGTGATCTGCAAATAGTAAACAATTTTTCAGGATAATGCTGAGCATTAACACTGTAACAGACATGCTCTCGCCAGATGGCACCGTGACACCCAATCTCGGACTGGGACTGCATCCCTGCCTCGGCTCCCCCGCTGAGACAGACGGTCACGAGGATGCCTGGTTTATCTCACACCGATGCTAAATGCattaccagccagtctgaaAGAGCTCATCAAAAGCAGAGACCACGAATCCTGACTTCTCACCTGGACTTTAAATCCCAGTCATCAGAAGACCCCCTGTGTGTGCAGGGCTCAAGATACCGActcaaaaagcttgaaaatccgCATGCCAAGGTAAAGGTTCAAAGGACTATTTGCCCTTTGAAATGCAACTCAAGACCTCTGGGACAATTGATGGAGCCCAGCGACACCCACTGGCGGTGGAGGGTTACTGCCGACGGCGGCACCAGCTTCACCGAATTTGAATGTGTgacattttaagaactttgcatgaatgctccCAGTGCCTACCACCACACCAATGTCACTAGCGATTGTATTTCTCCGAATTCGAATATGCTTGTGTCTATCTCAAAAAATGAACACAGAAAtgttatacaaacaaacagtaagTGTCATTAGCCACTACATAAggttgaaacactcattgcacTGATTAAACAGGGTGTGCgggacaatgcaaagctggaaaCCGGGTTCTTTAGCTTAGCTCCAAGAATTAATGTCATTAtatcccactggttttaaactacaaaataatcCGAGGATGGAACCGGACCGGCCAAACATTCGAGAGATCTAcgagcctgcctaaattgtgttctaCGCAACGTAAGTCCaacttgcggtctactaaaatacagattagtgcatatttgagTTTAAATTTACGGgaacaggaacccccagctcTATGCATTGTCACCGCGCATGCTCATTCCACCGTCACATCACAAGTTCAGCCTCCTTTACCAATGTTTAtctgttttgcttttctctgcattgttcccctgtagattcccctgtTAGATTTCCtaaaattttctataaaaaaaatccactacctgtatcattcttgtgtgtttggattcgacaaaagacctctggttatcgagaactcttatctaattcatgtagcaaccttcagattacgagacagaggtttctcgtcactttgtCCCGAAGTTTTACATgtctaaaaagagacgtggtgcccctttacgtgataaaataatttgagtcTAACGTTTAAACTTCCAATCacactaaaccggaagtaacgtaGGCGTCGCTTCtgtcttattcttttctcctcatTTAATTACGTTTTCATCCAAAGCAATATACGCTACAACACGATAAAAAGAGTTAAATGATGCGGTCATTCATACCTTCATTTCGGGATGCATACAGCGGTTGATGGTGGTCACACTCCAGGTGGGGCAAACAGTGAAGCTGCCATTTCCTGTCGGCGGAAGGATGGCCTTCTTGTCCTCGTAGAAGGCCTCCAATGGAGAATAATGGCCTGGATTTTTTAACTGGAGTCTATAAAGTAATTGCAAcatgaggtgaaaaaaaaaaaaaaaaaaaagcatcatgtGTCTTATTACAGTGTGTTCTCCATTTCATGATCTTTTATGTTTGCTGACAAGGGTGTGTATACGCACTGAGCACTTCATTGGGTACACATGCACAATCTAATGGTTcataatggcatttcacataCAGTGTATGCACTTTTAAAAAGTGCTCCCAGTGAGAGAGACCTTCCCACCGATATGCACAAACAAACGTTCCATTTTAAGCgccgtttgttccaaatcttctCTTGCTTCATCGGCCATTTTTTGACCTTACTCTGTCGTTTACCAAAGCTCTTTTGTGTGGGTCCGTCTGGTAGCGTTTCTGGGTCTGCAGTCCGCCAGTTAGTTACCCGTTTTAAACGATGTCCCCACGATCGTGCGAGCCAGAGCGAACTGTTTAGCTGTCTTACCTGACTTGGTTCTCCAGGAAGTGCATGTAGCGGTACAGCAGCGTGTAGGAAGGAGACAGAATTCCCACAGACTTCATCCTGGCTCCTCGTTCCAGCTCGTTGTCGACCGGCATGTTAGCAAAGCAGGCCAGCCCAAAGTAACAGCCTTTACGGAAATATCTACCAGGAGGTCAGACAAGGATCAGGAGTGAGCACGGAAGTATTATGATAACACTTCAGTGGAAGAATGGGGGCGGGTGGTCGTACATACATGAAGTCGTTAGTAACCCTATGGGAACCACTGGCCATTGCCTTGAATTCGACTCCATCTAGGTTGATGTCATGAGGTAGGCACCACTCTACCATGTTTCCTGCCACAGACATAAACACAGTTACACGTCATCATCCACTGTCAGTACTGTACTTTCATCATGAACACTTCCTCTTATTCAATCAGCTCTAGTGGAAGGAAGAGGTCAGGCCTGGCAGGAAAGCAATGACTCAGCTATTGGAATATATTCTACGCGAAGCTGCGTTATGGGAATTgacaacacattacaaacaaatCTGAACAGAACAAGCCCACTAACTCACAGAGACTCACATCTTATTAACCAGATGGCTATAATATTGATATGCGGCGATTGGGTATTTTCATACCTTTTGTGAAAACTACATGACACGTCACcatattgatattttgtgtgtgtgtgtgtgtattacatCCTACTGTATATCGGGGTGTCCAAAGCTTTTCCTCAAAGGGTCCCATACAGGAAAAACTAAAGATGTAAGGGTCACTTTGACATTTTCCCCCTTGAATGTATGAAACacggtaaaaaataaaaaataatctataATTGCAATATGCTAAACATAATTACagattgttttatatatacagtgctgCTTGAATGTTTGTGAAACCTCCTGACATGGTCACTCTTTATGTAAAAAACATTAACCTtgtttaacatacagtacatccaaaTCCCAATTTGTAAAGCATACCTTCCAAaaagtagacacacacacacacacacacacacacagtaaattttcatgatttttttttcatgaaaggaGATGGACGAGGACATGAAGGTAGCCCGTCCATCCGCGGAGGGCTGTTAGACCATTCTCGAAAGATTAAAGCGCCCTCCATCCActgtaatacaaataatttacaAATGGACCATCTTCAACATGACAGCAATTCTGCCAAAATTGGACAACCCTCAAAAATATCACTGAGAAAcaccaggggggaaaaaataggtAAAGGCTGACCCAGACATCATTTCCAGAGAGTTGCAGATCACTCTGGTAGCATCTCAGataaatgtgcatgtgtgtagtaTTAGATGAAAATTGAACAGTCATGACATTCATGGGAGCATTTCTAGAAGGAAGCATCTGCtctcaaaaaagaacaaatctgcCCTTTTCAACTTTGCCAGAGGACTTGGACAAGGCGGAGGCCTTTTGGAAGACCTTTGTCTGGACAGACGAGTCAAAAATAGAATTATTTGGTCACAATCAAAAGCGCCATGTTTGGCGAAAAGCCAGCACTGCATATGAAGTAAAGAACCTCCTCCCGACATTGAAGCATAGTGGTGGAAATGTGaaggtctggggctgcttttctaatTCCGGACCTGGACAACTCCGTCGTATCTTAAGAACCATGAATTTCCAGGCGTATTAAGAAATTCTTGACCAGAATCTCCTGCCATCATTCAGGGAATTGAAGCTGGGATGGAAATTGATGAAACAATAAGACAATAAACCAAACATTCCAGCAGAAGAAGTCTGAGGATTTGTATTGTGAATTGGCACAGTCCAAGTCTGGACCTAAATCCAAATGAAATGTTGCGGTGTGACCAGAATAAGTTTGTGCATACCAGATGTCGCTCCAACCTCTCTCAACTGGCTAAATTCTGCAAGAACTAGTGGTCAAAAATCCCCATAAACAGATGTGAGAGACTGGTTAATGCTTGTAGTAAATGTCTGGTTGAATTAATGATTGCAAAAAGGAGGCGCCACAAGCTACTAAACGGGTTCACATATGTTGTACATTTACAATTATCATTTTTTGTGGGAAAAAGATGGTTGTCggattaaataatgaaaatatatgtatttgtgtgtttgttagactttacaccgatctgatgggcctgatcggtatcggacgataacTAGCATTTtctgctgatcggccccaaaaatcctgatcgtgtaaagcttagtgtgtttgtgtctacTAATTGGAAGGTATGCTTTACAAATTGGGACTCGGACGTAAGTTAGTTGAATGTTTTCTAAGGttagtttcatgttttcttttttttttttttttacaaaaagaggGACCATGTCAGCATgtatcggaatcatctttatttgccgaatACCGgtatttcaaaaacacacaaggaatttgtctccggtaggtgAAGCCCccctagtacgacaacagatttgacaaaagatacttttgagacaaaacataaaacacagtacggtcagtgagcaataaaaggttaccggtaatgtggtcaTGCTAATCAATTGTGGAAAtagtgcagatacttctcaagcacatgagtggccagtattgatcaacagcagatatgcaaatagtgcagagtgactagactactacagtgagtggacgaataatgtagaagtggcccgacagagatatgacaacaatctcaagactcaattggcagcatgttacaatgggaTTGTACATTATCCaagtaagttaactgtttaagaagtttatggcaagagggaagaaccAGCTCgctccatgtactagtacgctctttgtcctcactagtaaggccatttgagtacagttcagttcattTCGGCACACACTTGAAGAATGACTTAGTGTATTCGTCAAAGGAACGCATTTCACCAGTACTTAATAGTACCTAAGCACTACTTAAGAGTACCTAGCAGAGTTACTAGAGTGACTTAACATATTAAATACAGGactactttttaggaataaaatctcTGCTTcggttttgatgaacactttggcCAACTGCATTACTGTACTCTACTGTTGGTCATTGTGGTGGTAGCTACTTGGAGGTGATGAAGCGGTCGGTGGTACTTGGgagtaaaacaaattttaaaaattaaaaaggaagTTGAAGAACCACTGTTTTCGAGAATCAGATCGATGGTCTTGCTCACCTGATCGTGAATTAAAGGTGACCACAAAGACAGCCAGGATGTGATCCTTCTCTTCCCACTGATCTCTCACAGTCACATCCGGGAAGGGAGGTGCCGGCTGACACCGCATGTGGCCGGGGAGCTTCTCCCGGCCCATCGGGCTTCTCTCCCGGTCGTCAACAACAGCTGTCGGGCGGCAGGTGACGACGGCCTCGGTGGTGGTGGAATTGTCGTCCCTCCTGCCAATTTCTGTCACCGCGAGGCAGACTCGTGTCGAAGTTTTCTTTCCCGACGTCGCGGCCTCCTTTTCCTTCGGCGGCGCAGGTGGCGACGGAGCCGCCTGGTTCGGGTCAGACGGTGGGATCTCCTCCCAGTCCAGCAGCGGGGCTCGGTCCGACTGCTCGACCATGGTGCCGGTGCCGCCGCCGTCGacggctggctggctggctggctggctggcaaaCAGGCAAGCTGAGAGGAAAAGCTGTAGTTATTCGACGCCCACGAGAATCGACGAGGCTACATCTGCGTCAGGGTTTCTTCTGGCTTGcgatgttgttttcttttcatttgtaGCCTTGTCACATCAACATCAGTGATGGGGCGGAAAATCCtcccgctcgctcgctcgctctctctctctctctctctctctctcgctctgtttTGATGACGTAACCACTTCCGTCCACGTGCCAATATCACTGGCTCATATTGTGACCTCATTTGGTTTGTATTTAATCCTAGACCTGCTCGCATTCTGCAAGACAATAATAGCCTTATCTCCCCATCCAGTGTGTATCAGTTTTGTCCTTAAAAGTACATTCATATTGATATTTAAAATGTAGCGTACCATTAAAACATGATCTGCACTTAGTGTAAAGAAGCCTACacagtttgaaaataaaataaataaacgaatAAAAACCTTTATAATGGTTGCAAATACTTCAGGTTTGGTTTAGTGGTGACGTGTCCAATTAAACGTTAACCCGGTGACGTCGTTATTTAAACAGGAAGTCATTTACATACGAGGCGCGAAGTTCAAGTGTGGTGGTGAGGAAGGTGGCATGTTCGTGAGTATGCGTAATAAATCTCCATCCAGGTTGAACTGTAACACGACCTTTTATGAACCCAATAAGGAGAAGGTTTTTAACGTTCGGATGAGCAGTTGAATGTTCGCTCATGGGCCTAATTGGACTGTTTCCGGTCTACGACTGGCAGGCTGGCCCAGAAAGTCCTTGTAACAATCATGTGTTAATGATCGGATGCACGTTTTGTTTGTAGGAATGACTACATACAGATCTAATTAGCTCATTATTGGCAAAGTGTGTGTAGTTGGCCAACCCtgagcaaatgaatgaatgactgaattaGTTAGTTAAGTGTCCGCTTGTGAGAGTGCTTACGAAACACAGTGTAACAGTCAAATGTCCAATTGGTCTACCTTCTTGTAAATCACTAATCTTTGTCGTGGGCCGCATTGTTGTTATGGTTTCCCGTGTTTAAGACTGTGACACCATAGAAATGTACATATGCACAATAAATTGATGGGTTGTAACGAGTATTgtaatcagaagtcaaggaaaatagTTTGTTCGGCTAGTCATGTTATTTTTAGAAGGGGTGTGGTTACAAAAATCtgttatttaaatttaaattcaatttgcAATATTTGCAAGAAACATGATGCAGACACGCACAATTTGTTTAAGTGGGCTACATTAAATGATGTGGGGGGGGACTGGGTCTGGCCCCCaggtcttgagtttgacacatgttAAATGAAGACCCCAGCATGGCGAATTTGTTTGACGAGATCTCCCAGCGGCTGGACTTCTCCGTTTGCGGAAAGGACTGCGACGGCGGCGGCAGCAGCAATAGCAGCTGCAGCGACAGCAACTCTGACGACTGCACATCCAGGATGCAAAATCCCAGCAGCCCTGCGTGCAGGACACCCAGGGTGCAGCATCACCGCAGTCGAAACAACGCCTTATCCTCACCTTTGCGCTGCACCAGCCCCATTCCTTACGCCTCCTGGAAGAAGCTGAGGCTTTGTGATTCCCCCAGCACGCCAAAGGTGGGGAAAGTTACACTGGTCCCTCTTGTGGTCTTCAATAGTGTAATCAAAACTGATCAACCCTATTCTGTTTCTACCCCTCCTTTAGAGTCTATTGTCCAAGTCATCGCAGCCGTACTCCACCACTAAAATGACTCGACATCCAAGGACACTGCGTTTCACCTCTGCTGTTGCAAGCCTCATCCAGGTGCCGTCAGTCAACGTGAACCCGTTCACCCCCAACTCGGAGCACAGGATCGGCGAGCAGCAGCGGTGGATGAGCAGCCGAAGGAGTGATACTGATGCAGATTATGGGCGCAGGTAAAGTCTTTTTAATATGAACACAACgtgtgtgtaaaaataagttaaccactgtgaATGCCATAAATACtacgtttaaaaacaaaccttaAGTTTAAAAAATGCATCATGCGCCGTCGATTTGTGTTGCAAATGTTCCCCGTGCATCTTTGTCCGTCGTCATTGT contains these protein-coding regions:
- the dennd11 gene encoding DENN domain-containing protein 11, which codes for MVEQSDRAPLLDWEEIPPSDPNQAAPSPPAPPKEKEAATSGKKTSTRVCLAVTEIGRRDDNSTTTEAVVTCRPTAVVDDRERSPMGREKLPGHMRCQPAPPFPDVTVRDQWEEKDHILAVFVVTFNSRSGNMVEWCLPHDINLDGVEFKAMASGSHRVTNDFIYFRKGCYFGLACFANMPVDNELERGARMKSVGILSPSYTLLYRYMHFLENQVRLQLKNPGHYSPLEAFYEDKKAILPPTGNGSFTVCPTWSVTTINRCMHPEMKITHPAGCMSQFVQFFGEHIMVLWKFALLRKRLLIFSPPPVGVVCYRVYCCCSLANVSLPGIGVSVPELRPFFYINVADIPKLETEMSYVACTTEKIFEEKKELHDLYIDNQNVKTHRSHLVPLLRLNAADKERYRKLSEQRQMLLYSQEVDGDCTSNEEDLFIVFFMELNNRIFQILSEVAGSADPTLTAEHVRAMGLDPQGDRCFLVELLELYGLDVTLVIDNLCCH